A single window of Nicotiana tomentosiformis chromosome 1, ASM39032v3, whole genome shotgun sequence DNA harbors:
- the LOC117273133 gene encoding uncharacterized protein produces MKVLAGQKSIVFKDLCMFPDVHLPLGFKTPKFKKYDGHGDLIAHLKRYCNQLRGAGGKEELLMAYFGESLTGVASEWFMDQDTSCWYVWDGMARAFVKQFQYNIDISPDRNSISNLKKKPTESFREYTIKWREQAARVKTPMDDHELITVFLQAQEPNYFQNMMFVVGKSFSEAIKMGEMVENDLKTGKIISQAVHKVTTQVVHIESINFSDMNEKDEETMMTSRSRRGPRRTSRRYQ; encoded by the coding sequence ATGAAAGTATTGGCAGGTCAGAAGAGTATTGTTTTCAAGGATCTATGTATGTTCCCTGATGTTCatttgccacttggtttcaagactCCCAAATTTAAAAAGTATGATGGACATGGAGACCTCATAGCCCAcctgaaaaggtattgcaatcaaCTAAGAGGTGCGGGAGGAAAGGAAGAATTACTGATGGCTTACTTTGGGGAAAGCCTTACGGgagtagcctccgaatggtttatggatcaagacacatcttgttggtatgtttgggatGGCATGGCCCGGGCCTTTGTCAAACAGTTCCAATACAACATCGACATCTCCCCAGACCGCAATTCCATTTCAAACCTGAAGAAGAAACCAACTGAAAGTTTCAGGGAATATACCATTAAATGGAGagagcaagcggctagagttaagacacccatggatgaccacgagctaatcactgtcttccttcaggctcaagagccaaattattttcaaaacatgatgttCGTAGTTGGAAAATCCTTCTCGGAAGCAATCAAAATGGGGGAAATGGTTGAGAATGACCTTAAGACAGGCAAAATCATAAGTCAAGCAGTTCACAAAGTCACAACTCAGGTTGTCCATATTGAATCTATTAATTTTAGTGACATgaatgagaaggatgaagaaaccatGATGACGTCAAGGTCGAGAAGAGGTCCTAGGAGAACATCTCGAAGGTATCAGTAG